One region of Oxalobacteraceae bacterium OTU3CAMAD1 genomic DNA includes:
- a CDS encoding prolyl oligopeptidase family serine peptidase, whose product MRFHQLLVRATLTAAAACMVQIPTAHAADAAALGAATTQAPPIAAFYDNPSFSGALLSPSGKYLAVRVAGKDSRDRLGVMTLSDSSVKVVGAFTDADIGSFQWVNDERLVFTATDRSVGQGDVRYAPGLFAIDRDGSKFLQLVARSGKPFVTGGSFGARSREMLPWNTYLLGQKNGQNSDDIYVTYRAVTNHGQIDYVDLQRLNTTTGRYTSFKRPGNSMNWLLDNNGEPRLTTTIEGRTSTIYYRDPAKDDEWRKLVSFDAYTGGKDAFSPLAFGPDGTLYVISHADQDKSAVYTFDFATNKISDQPVVRLADYDFSGSLLFGKGKLLGVRRLTDARDTDWLDDGMKAMQAQVDRMLPNTVNLLSLPTRPASPWVMVTAYSDLFPARTMIYNSDTQKLRLLGNSHPQIDPERMAQQTLVRYKARDGLEIPAWLTLPKGGGKNLPMVVLVHGGPYVRGGSWGWDANTQFLASRGYAVLEPEFRGSTGFGTKHFRAGWKQWGLKMQDDIADGARWAIAQGTADPKRICIAGASYGGYATLMGLINDPDLYKCGVNWIGVTDINLLYDGHWNFTSDLPDGWKQYGMPELIGDQVKDAEQLKATSPLLQASRIKQPLLLAYGGADRRVPLPHGTKFHKAVKEGNPNVEWIEYEEEGHGWTLPKNRIDFWGRVEKFLDKNIGPNMTQP is encoded by the coding sequence ATGCGATTTCATCAGCTGTTAGTCCGCGCCACCCTGACGGCCGCCGCCGCATGCATGGTCCAAATCCCGACCGCACACGCCGCCGACGCGGCGGCCTTGGGCGCCGCGACCACGCAAGCGCCGCCGATCGCCGCGTTCTATGACAACCCAAGCTTCAGCGGCGCGCTGCTCTCGCCCAGCGGCAAGTATCTGGCCGTGCGCGTGGCCGGCAAGGACAGCCGCGATCGCCTGGGCGTGATGACGTTGAGCGACTCCAGCGTCAAGGTGGTGGGCGCCTTCACCGACGCCGACATCGGTTCCTTCCAGTGGGTCAACGACGAGCGGTTGGTGTTCACCGCCACAGACCGCAGCGTCGGCCAGGGCGATGTGCGCTATGCGCCGGGGCTGTTCGCGATCGACCGCGACGGCAGCAAGTTCCTGCAACTGGTCGCCCGCAGCGGCAAACCGTTCGTCACCGGCGGCAGCTTCGGCGCCCGCAGCCGCGAAATGCTGCCATGGAACACCTATTTGCTGGGCCAGAAGAACGGCCAGAATTCCGACGACATCTACGTCACCTACCGCGCCGTCACCAACCATGGCCAGATCGACTATGTCGATCTGCAGCGCCTCAACACGACCACCGGCCGCTATACGTCGTTCAAGCGTCCCGGCAACAGCATGAACTGGCTGCTCGACAACAACGGCGAGCCGCGCCTGACCACCACCATCGAAGGCAGGACCAGCACCATTTATTACCGCGACCCGGCCAAGGACGACGAATGGCGCAAGCTCGTCAGCTTCGACGCCTACACCGGCGGCAAGGACGCCTTCAGCCCGCTGGCCTTCGGGCCGGACGGCACCTTGTACGTGATCAGCCATGCCGACCAGGACAAGTCGGCCGTGTATACCTTCGACTTCGCCACCAACAAGATTTCCGACCAACCGGTGGTGCGGCTGGCGGACTACGACTTCAGCGGCAGCCTGCTGTTCGGCAAGGGCAAGCTGCTCGGCGTGCGCCGCCTGACCGACGCGCGCGACACCGATTGGCTCGACGACGGCATGAAGGCGATGCAGGCCCAGGTCGACCGGATGCTGCCCAACACCGTCAACCTGCTGTCGCTGCCGACACGGCCGGCGTCGCCGTGGGTGATGGTGACGGCTTATTCCGACCTGTTCCCGGCGCGCACGATGATCTACAACAGCGACACCCAAAAATTGCGCCTGCTCGGCAACAGTCATCCGCAAATCGACCCCGAGCGGATGGCCCAACAAACGCTGGTGCGCTACAAGGCGCGCGACGGTCTGGAGATTCCAGCCTGGCTGACCCTGCCCAAGGGCGGCGGCAAGAACCTGCCGATGGTGGTGCTGGTCCACGGCGGCCCCTACGTGCGCGGCGGCAGCTGGGGCTGGGATGCGAACACCCAGTTCCTGGCCTCGCGCGGCTACGCGGTGCTGGAGCCGGAGTTTCGCGGCAGCACCGGCTTCGGCACCAAGCATTTCCGCGCCGGATGGAAGCAATGGGGCTTGAAGATGCAGGACGACATCGCCGACGGCGCGCGCTGGGCCATCGCCCAGGGCACGGCCGACCCCAAGCGCATCTGCATCGCCGGCGCCAGCTACGGCGGCTACGCCACCTTGATGGGCCTGATCAACGACCCGGACCTGTACAAATGCGGCGTCAACTGGATCGGCGTGACCGACATCAACCTGCTGTACGACGGCCACTGGAACTTCACCTCCGACCTGCCCGACGGCTGGAAGCAGTACGGCATGCCGGAGTTGATCGGCGACCAGGTCAAGGACGCCGAGCAACTGAAGGCCACCTCGCCGCTGCTGCAGGCGTCGCGCATCAAGCAACCGCTGTTGCTGGCCTACGGCGGCGCCGACCGGCGCGTGCCGCTGCCGCACGGCACCAAGTTCCACAAGGCAGTGAAGGAGGGCAACCCCAACGTCGAATGGATCGAGTACGAGGAGGAAGGCCACGGCTGGACGCTGCCGAAGAACCGCATCGATTTCTGGGGCCGGGTGGAGAAATTCCTGGACAAGAATATCGGCCCGAACATGACGCAGCCCTGA
- a CDS encoding prolyl oligopeptidase family serine peptidase: MRLNQLLLRSALAAAAAFAAQWSAAHAADTPAAATPPARPPIASFFSNPSFNGAMLSPNGRYLAAFTGAQGRRDGLAVVDLGDMSARMVAQFSDTDIGEARWVNNDRLMFSTTDKTTGQRDLRFGPGLFAANRDGKGFRQLAKRNSPFVTSGGDSEMLPWHTFMLEQDGPQTGEDIYVSDAGIVNPGILVSLDLLRLNTRTGGAKPVDHPGVARSWLLDQNGEPRLVETLDKNMRSIRYLDPATRQWRVLATFDAYVGGDNEFDPLAFGPDGALYVTSNRGGDRSSLYRYDLAHNKLGASLVSLDGFDFRGHLIISNNKLLGVRVHADAVGTAWFDPAMKALQQTVDARLPGTINLITPARRPETPWVLVQSFSDQQPSRYLIFNTETKRMSEVGTVAPDIKPAEMGTRELVRYAARDGLDIPAWLTLPPGGQHKNLPMVVLVHGGPFVRGGSWNWNADAQFLASRGYAVLEPEFRGSTGYGEKHFRAGWKQWGLKMQDDIADGTRWAIAQGTADAKRICIAGASYGGYATLMGLINDPDLYKCGIDWVGVTDIGLMYDAGWRYSSDISNDWKQYGMPQLVGDRVKDAEQLKATSPLEQAARIKQPLLLAYGGADLRVPLVHGVKFYDAVKRTNPNVEWVEYAEEGHGWALPKNRIDFWGRVEKFLDKNIGGK, translated from the coding sequence ATGAGACTCAACCAACTCCTCCTCCGCAGCGCCCTGGCGGCGGCTGCCGCCTTCGCCGCCCAGTGGTCCGCCGCGCATGCCGCCGACACGCCGGCGGCGGCCACTCCCCCGGCGCGGCCGCCGATCGCCAGCTTCTTCTCCAATCCGTCCTTCAACGGCGCCATGCTGTCGCCCAACGGCCGCTATCTGGCCGCCTTCACCGGCGCCCAAGGGCGGCGCGACGGCCTGGCAGTGGTCGACCTCGGCGACATGAGCGCGCGCATGGTGGCCCAGTTCTCCGACACCGATATCGGCGAGGCGCGCTGGGTCAACAACGACCGCCTGATGTTCAGCACGACCGACAAGACCACCGGCCAGCGCGACCTGCGCTTCGGTCCCGGCCTGTTCGCGGCCAACCGCGACGGCAAGGGTTTTCGCCAGTTGGCCAAGCGCAACTCGCCGTTCGTCACCAGTGGCGGCGACAGTGAAATGCTGCCATGGCACACCTTCATGCTCGAGCAGGACGGACCGCAGACCGGCGAGGACATCTACGTCAGCGACGCCGGCATCGTCAACCCCGGCATCCTGGTCTCGCTGGACCTGCTGCGCCTGAACACCCGCACCGGCGGCGCGAAACCGGTCGACCATCCCGGCGTGGCGCGCTCGTGGCTGCTCGACCAGAACGGCGAACCGCGCCTGGTCGAAACGCTGGACAAGAACATGCGCTCGATCCGCTACCTGGACCCGGCCACGCGGCAATGGCGCGTGCTGGCGACCTTCGACGCCTATGTCGGCGGCGACAACGAGTTCGATCCGCTGGCCTTCGGGCCCGACGGCGCGCTGTACGTCACCAGCAACCGTGGCGGCGACCGCAGCTCCCTGTATCGTTACGACCTGGCCCACAACAAACTGGGCGCATCCCTGGTAAGCCTGGACGGCTTCGATTTCCGCGGCCATCTGATCATCAGCAACAACAAGCTGCTCGGCGTGCGGGTGCATGCCGACGCCGTTGGCACGGCATGGTTCGATCCGGCCATGAAGGCGCTGCAGCAAACCGTCGACGCCAGGCTGCCCGGCACCATCAATCTGATCACACCCGCCCGCCGTCCGGAAACGCCGTGGGTGCTGGTGCAATCGTTCTCCGACCAGCAACCGTCGCGCTACCTGATTTTCAACACCGAGACCAAGCGCATGAGCGAGGTCGGCACCGTCGCCCCCGACATCAAGCCGGCCGAGATGGGCACGCGCGAGCTGGTGCGCTACGCCGCGCGCGACGGCCTCGACATCCCGGCCTGGCTGACGTTGCCGCCGGGCGGCCAGCACAAGAATTTGCCGATGGTGGTGCTGGTGCACGGCGGCCCCTTCGTGCGCGGCGGCAGCTGGAACTGGAACGCCGACGCCCAGTTCCTGGCCTCGCGCGGCTACGCGGTGCTGGAGCCGGAGTTTCGCGGCAGCACTGGCTATGGCGAAAAACATTTCCGCGCCGGCTGGAAGCAATGGGGCTTGAAGATGCAGGACGATATCGCCGACGGCACCCGCTGGGCGATCGCCCAGGGCACCGCCGACGCCAAGCGCATCTGCATCGCCGGCGCCAGCTACGGCGGCTACGCCACCTTGATGGGCCTGATCAACGATCCCGACCTATATAAATGCGGCATCGACTGGGTGGGCGTCACCGACATCGGCCTGATGTACGACGCCGGCTGGCGCTACAGCTCGGACATCTCCAACGACTGGAAGCAGTACGGCATGCCGCAGCTGGTAGGCGACCGGGTCAAGGACGCAGAGCAACTCAAGGCGACCTCGCCGCTGGAGCAGGCGGCCCGCATCAAGCAGCCGTTGCTGCTGGCCTACGGCGGCGCCGACCTGCGGGTGCCGCTGGTCCACGGCGTCAAGTTCTACGACGCCGTCAAGCGCACCAACCCGAACGTCGAGTGGGTTGAATACGCGGAGGAAGGCCACGGCTGGGCGCTGCCGAAAAACCGCATCGATTTCTGGGGCCGGGTGGAAAAGTTCCTGGATAAAAACATCGGTGGGAAGTAA
- a CDS encoding 6-phosphofructokinase, which produces MSSGKILVAQGGGPTAVINQSLAGVVLEARRFRDVTRVYGAMHGVRGIINEDFVDLTRETSSNLELVAATRSSALGSTRDKPDLPYCEEIFKVLRAHEIEQFYYIGGNDSSDTVRIVSEQAQQAGYPLRCMHIPKTIDNDLVGNDHTPGFPSAARFVAQAFAGANLDNASLPGVYVGVVMGRHAGFLTAASALGKKFHDDGPHLIYLPERVFSLDQFLLDVKAVYERYGRCVIAVSEGIHDASGEAIASLLAKEVERDAHGNVQLSGTGALADLLCDEIKAKLGIKRVRGDTFGYLQRSFIGCVSDVDQREAREVAEKAVQFAMWGDRDGSVAIKRTGFYSVDYELQALQAVAGKTRVMEDEFISASGTDVTEAFRLYLRPLLGSGMPDAFRLRPAPVEKILKR; this is translated from the coding sequence ATGTCCTCAGGGAAAATTCTGGTCGCACAGGGCGGCGGCCCGACCGCCGTCATCAACCAGTCTCTGGCCGGCGTGGTGCTGGAGGCGCGCCGTTTCCGCGACGTCACCCGCGTCTACGGCGCCATGCACGGCGTGCGCGGCATCATCAACGAGGACTTCGTCGACCTCACGCGCGAGACCAGCAGCAACCTCGAACTGGTGGCGGCCACACGGTCGTCGGCGCTCGGTTCCACCCGCGACAAGCCGGACCTGCCGTACTGCGAAGAAATCTTCAAGGTGCTGCGCGCGCACGAGATCGAACAGTTCTACTACATCGGCGGCAACGACTCGTCCGACACGGTGCGCATCGTCAGCGAACAGGCGCAGCAGGCCGGCTATCCGCTGCGCTGCATGCACATCCCCAAGACCATCGACAACGACCTGGTCGGCAACGACCACACGCCCGGCTTCCCGTCGGCCGCGCGCTTTGTCGCGCAAGCGTTCGCCGGCGCCAACCTGGACAACGCCTCGCTGCCGGGCGTGTATGTCGGCGTGGTGATGGGCCGGCACGCCGGCTTCCTGACTGCCGCCTCGGCGCTAGGCAAGAAATTTCACGACGACGGCCCGCACCTGATCTACCTGCCCGAGCGCGTGTTCTCGCTCGACCAGTTCCTGCTCGATGTGAAAGCGGTCTACGAGCGCTACGGCCGCTGCGTGATCGCCGTCTCCGAAGGCATCCACGACGCCTCCGGCGAGGCCATCGCCAGCCTGCTGGCCAAGGAAGTCGAACGCGACGCGCACGGCAACGTGCAATTGTCGGGCACCGGCGCGCTGGCCGACCTGCTGTGCGACGAGATCAAGGCCAAGCTGGGCATCAAGCGCGTGCGCGGCGACACCTTCGGTTATCTGCAACGCTCGTTCATCGGCTGCGTGTCCGACGTCGACCAGCGCGAAGCGCGCGAGGTGGCCGAAAAAGCGGTGCAGTTCGCCATGTGGGGCGACCGCGACGGCTCGGTCGCCATCAAGCGCACCGGCTTTTACTCGGTCGACTACGAACTGCAGGCGCTGCAAGCGGTGGCCGGCAAGACGCGGGTGATGGAGGATGAGTTCATCAGCGCCAGCGGCACCGACGTCACGGAAGCGTTCCGGCTGTATCTGCGTCCCCTGCTCGGCTCGGGCATGCCGGACGCCTTCCGCCTGCGCCCGGCGCCGGTGGAGAAAATCCTTAAACGCTAA
- a CDS encoding polyphenol oxidase family protein, with protein MQHERHGTHIAIADSEHQDCGEADGMFTERPGLLLAIATADCVPVLLARKDGKAVAALHVGWRGAYAGIIARFAEMLAARGERAGDWLAATGPAAGDCCYQVSPELIAQFGERYAMPARVISSEAGNLNLAGIAAWQLERAGFVNFSAAPECTMCHPGDTGFAYHSYRRDRETRTPIKDVQWSVIAISQ; from the coding sequence ATGCAGCACGAACGGCACGGCACGCATATCGCCATCGCCGACAGCGAGCACCAGGACTGCGGCGAGGCCGACGGCATGTTCACCGAACGCCCCGGCCTATTGCTGGCCATCGCCACCGCCGACTGCGTGCCCGTGCTGTTGGCGCGCAAGGACGGCAAGGCCGTGGCCGCGCTGCACGTCGGCTGGCGCGGCGCCTACGCCGGCATCATCGCGCGCTTCGCCGAGATGCTGGCCGCGCGCGGCGAGCGGGCCGGCGACTGGCTGGCAGCGACGGGACCGGCGGCGGGCGACTGCTGCTATCAAGTCTCGCCGGAGCTGATCGCGCAATTCGGCGAGCGCTACGCCATGCCGGCGCGCGTCATTTCGTCGGAAGCGGGCAACCTGAACCTGGCCGGCATCGCCGCCTGGCAACTGGAGCGCGCCGGCTTCGTCAATTTTTCAGCCGCGCCGGAATGCACCATGTGCCATCCCGGCGACACCGGCTTCGCCTACCACAGCTACCGGCGCGACCGCGAAACGCGCACGCCGATCAAGGACGTCCAATGGTCAGTCATCGCCATCTCCCAATAA
- the purM gene encoding phosphoribosylformylglycinamidine cyclo-ligase, which yields MSQTSNVSLSYRDAGVDIDAGDALVEAIKPFAKRTMREGVMGGLGGFGAMFEISKKYKEPVLVSGTDGVGTKLKLAFELNRHDTVGIDLVAMSVNDILVQGAEPLFFLDYFACGKLDVAIATDVIKGIAQGCEQAGCALIGGETAEMPSMYPAGEYDLAGFAVGAVEKSKIIDGTKIAPGDVILGLASSGVHSNGYSLVRKIIEVAKPDLEGDFHGRKLADVLMQPTRIYVKPLLALMASMEVKGMVHITGGGLVENIPRVLQPGLVAELDSKSWTLPPLFTWLQQHGGVADAEMHRVFNCGIGMTVIVSQENAAAAIAQLEEAGEIVYTIGKIRARVGDEHQTIVV from the coding sequence ATGAGCCAAACTTCAAATGTTTCCCTGTCCTACCGTGACGCCGGCGTCGATATCGACGCGGGCGACGCTTTAGTCGAAGCAATCAAGCCTTTCGCCAAGCGCACCATGCGCGAGGGCGTCATGGGCGGCCTGGGCGGTTTCGGCGCCATGTTCGAGATCAGCAAGAAGTATAAGGAGCCGGTGCTGGTGTCCGGTACCGACGGCGTCGGCACCAAGCTCAAGCTCGCATTCGAGCTCAACCGCCATGACACGGTCGGCATCGACCTGGTCGCCATGAGCGTCAACGACATCCTGGTGCAGGGCGCCGAGCCGCTGTTCTTCCTGGATTACTTTGCTTGCGGCAAGCTCGACGTGGCCATCGCCACCGACGTCATCAAGGGCATCGCCCAGGGCTGCGAGCAGGCCGGTTGCGCGCTGATCGGCGGCGAAACGGCTGAAATGCCGAGCATGTACCCGGCCGGCGAGTACGACCTGGCCGGTTTCGCGGTCGGCGCGGTGGAAAAATCGAAGATCATCGACGGCACCAAGATCGCCCCTGGCGACGTCATCCTGGGCCTGGCCTCGTCGGGCGTGCACTCGAACGGTTACTCGCTGGTGCGCAAGATCATCGAAGTGGCCAAGCCGGACCTGGAAGGCGACTTCCATGGCCGTAAACTAGCCGACGTGCTGATGCAGCCGACCCGCATCTACGTCAAGCCGCTGCTGGCGCTGATGGCCTCGATGGAAGTCAAAGGCATGGTGCACATCACCGGCGGCGGCCTGGTTGAAAACATCCCGCGCGTGCTGCAGCCTGGCCTGGTGGCCGAGCTGGACTCGAAGTCGTGGACGCTGCCACCGCTGTTCACGTGGCTGCAACAGCACGGCGGCGTGGCCGACGCCGAGATGCACCGCGTGTTCAACTGCGGCATCGGCATGACGGTGATCGTCTCGCAGGAAAACGCAGCCGCCGCCATCGCCCAGCTGGAAGAAGCCGGCGAGATCGTCTACACCATCGGCAAGATCCGCGCCCGCGTCGGCGACGAGCACCAGACCATCGTCGTGTAA
- the hda gene encoding DnaA regulatory inactivator Hda, whose protein sequence is MKQLVLDLGADQAHSLASFEVGQNAEAAALMAQFADRSSREHFAYLWGLGGVGKTHLLKALASAGGEDEQRRARYISPFSIESEFLYSPEVDLYLLDDCEKLSPVAQIDAFALFNEIRANNAFMVCSGAVAPAVLPVREDLRTRMGWGLIYQIHGLTDDEKVAALGAAATARGLTLSPGVIPYLLSHFQRDMRSLSTMLDSLDQYSLETQRPITLPLLREWLQAEAKE, encoded by the coding sequence ATGAAACAGCTGGTGCTCGATTTAGGCGCGGACCAGGCGCACAGCCTCGCATCGTTCGAGGTGGGACAGAACGCCGAGGCGGCGGCGCTGATGGCGCAATTCGCCGATCGCAGCTCGCGCGAGCACTTCGCCTACCTGTGGGGCCTGGGCGGGGTGGGCAAGACCCACCTGCTCAAAGCCCTGGCCAGCGCCGGCGGCGAGGACGAGCAGCGCCGCGCGCGCTACATCTCGCCGTTCTCGATCGAGTCCGAGTTCCTGTATTCGCCCGAGGTGGACCTGTACCTGCTCGACGACTGCGAAAAACTGTCGCCGGTGGCGCAGATCGACGCCTTCGCGCTGTTTAACGAAATCCGCGCCAACAACGCCTTCATGGTCTGCAGCGGCGCCGTCGCCCCGGCCGTGCTGCCGGTGCGCGAGGACCTGCGCACCCGCATGGGCTGGGGCCTGATCTACCAGATCCACGGCCTGACCGACGACGAAAAGGTGGCCGCGCTGGGCGCCGCCGCCACCGCCCGCGGCTTGACGCTGTCGCCCGGCGTGATACCCTACCTGCTGTCCCATTTTCAGCGCGACATGCGATCGTTATCGACGATGCTCGACTCGCTGGACCAGTATTCCCTTGAAACCCAACGCCCGATCACCCTGCCGCTGTTGCGCGAGTGGTTGCAGGCGGAAGCGAAAGAATGA
- a CDS encoding HAD-IB family hydrolase: MKLALFDLDHTLLPIDSDHEWGEFLVRIGAVDAATFKRRNDDFYAQYQAGTIDPVEYLEFALGTLAGFSPVRLAEMQAQFMNEVIVPAIRPAALALLKKHQDAGDLVAIVTATNHFVTAPIAKALGVEHLIAAMPELDAEGVMTGRLLGTPTQGPGKIVHTKAWLEKMGKTLEDFDTVYFYSDSHNDLPLMSIVSHPIATNPNATLKTHATAQGWALIELFND, from the coding sequence ATGAAGCTTGCCCTCTTTGACCTTGACCACACGCTGCTGCCGATCGACTCCGACCACGAGTGGGGCGAGTTTTTAGTGCGCATCGGCGCAGTGGACGCGGCCACCTTCAAGCGCCGCAACGACGATTTCTACGCGCAGTACCAGGCCGGCACGATCGACCCGGTCGAATACCTGGAGTTCGCGCTCGGCACCCTGGCCGGCTTTTCGCCCGTGCGGCTGGCGGAAATGCAGGCCCAGTTCATGAACGAGGTGATCGTGCCGGCGATCCGCCCGGCCGCGCTGGCGCTGCTGAAAAAGCACCAGGACGCCGGCGACCTGGTGGCCATCGTCACGGCCACCAACCACTTCGTCACCGCGCCGATCGCCAAGGCGCTGGGCGTGGAGCACCTGATCGCGGCCATGCCGGAACTCGACGCCGAGGGCGTCATGACCGGCCGCCTGCTTGGCACGCCGACGCAGGGCCCCGGCAAGATCGTCCACACCAAGGCCTGGCTGGAAAAGATGGGCAAGACGCTGGAGGACTTCGACACCGTCTACTTCTACAGCGACTCGCACAACGACCTGCCGTTGATGTCGATCGTCTCGCACCCGATCGCCACCAACCCGAACGCCACCCTGAAAACGCACGCCACCGCTCAAGGCTGGGCTTTAATTGAACTATTCAATGATTAA